The following DNA comes from Fusarium fujikuroi IMI 58289 draft genome, chromosome FFUJ_chr03.
gcagtgaggatgaggaattTGAACAGTATCTTGCCGAACTGGCTGTTCGTGATCGGGAGGAAGCCCTGGTCCAGTCGGCAATGCACAGAATCGAACGTGCAAAGGCCAAGGGAAGAACAGATGTTGATCTCAATGAGGAAGAAATGGGTGCTCTGGAGCGGCGGCGGAAGAGAGACGAGgcagcgaagaagaagaagagcggcAAGAAGCGCAAAGATCAGCGAGTCGCTGTGCCTCTTACCCAGCTCGAGCCGTCATCGCGCAAAAAGAAAGCACCCCCAGTCTCCAGCCAACCACGCACACAGTCACGAGCCCGGCAATCTTCTTCTAACAGCAACCTTACCGAGGATCAAGACCGTTCGTCTCGACCTTCCATGGGCTATTTcccaccaccagcaacagccGGCCGACCACGCTCAGGGACCTCGTCACAGAGACCTCAAAGTCGAGTGAGGGCCCCTTCTAATAGTCGTCAGCCTTCTGATAGCTCCGTGATTGTTCGTCGGGGTAGGAACTCGAGTCAAGCTCCCCTTGATCCCTTCCAGTTCCAGGTTCCAGGCGCTCAGGCCTCTAGTCCAGCTGGATCATGGAGACAATTCTCAGGGGCTCAGCGTTCATCACGGGGATCCCGTCAAATCAACGGGTCCAGCGAGGAAGggagcgagagcgaggatgAGTCTGATGAGGAAAGAGAAGCATCAGTAGAGACGACATCAAGCGACGATGTTGGCAGTGGAGCTCAGATTGTCGTTGAGGAATCATCTCCTGAGCCTTCTAAGCCCGAGCCAGTCAGGAGGAATCCACCTCGTacttctgcttcatcatccacatccaAGCGAAAGCCTGCGGCAAATGGTGGGCGAAGGAAAAAGTAAAGAGTTATGATGCTAGACCAAAAGAGAAGATTATCCCTCTGTTCCAGAAAATCCACGTCTCTATTCAATATTTGTAGACTATCAATTATTTCTGCCAGACTATGTCCATCTCCCAATCTTTGTTATTGAACATGGCCAAGTTCACGACATCGTGTCAAACAGCATTTTCACATGAAAGGGGTCGTTAGCAACGAAGGTTGAGCCACGCTGCCACAGCCACTGGCCCGTTGAGCTGGCATTTGCAAAGTAGGTAAAATTATGCTCCAAAAGTCCGTGAACAGGCATACAGTGCACACCTTAAACTCCACTTTTACTTAACTTTTAAAgacttataaaataataaataaaatagctaaaaatatatatttaattttatattataatttaactattaaataatattatattaagaaattaaagctttttataaaggttatatagttttataaaggtttttaAAAAGAGTAAGcttttaaagataattataaggtaataatagaaGAAAATAcagtataaataaaaattatacCCTAGAATTCGCACTAATTCTTACcctttactttaaaagctatatatctttaaaactacttaataaaataaaaaagtttatatataaaaagtattatttaaaggttaaattattatattatatattttattttatttttatatttctataatactatttaatcttaagatatagctagttaatttaatatgTGGCACTGTGTGGTGTTCACAGACTTTTGGAGCATAATTTTACCTAATAGTATGGAGCCAGGGGCCTAGTACCTAGAtgggggaggaaagaaaagtcaggaccttgaccctaagcgatgaaaatatttaggtaaatctagcctaagcttaagGGGTTCTTTGCTAAGATCATTCtgacacccta
Coding sequences within:
- a CDS encoding YIP3-like protein codes for the protein MSRIQIPLDVITSRLNFGDRFQGLRSGPLSGRFSNLRPVGEFLDFKRLSKPANFVEMQSRVNYNLSHYSSNYAVIFVMLSIYALLTNWLLLFDIILVVVGMWFIGKLDGHDLEIGTFRASCSQLYTALVCVAVPLGLIASPFTTLLWLIGASGVTILGGLGGRPQSPEFAPQWGRPSRRSRRRTDGDSASRGRQGRDVRVEELDSDEDARGVGASSGTRFASDSLRFTGIDLGNRERGLVRRGDYQDSEDSEDDSESSEDEEFEQYLAELAVRDREEALVQSAMHRIERAKAKGRTDVDLNEEEMGALERRRKRDEAAKKKKSGKKRKDQRVAVPLTQLEPSSRKKKAPPVSSQPRTQSRARQSSSNSNLTEDQDRSSRPSMGYFPPPATAGRPRSGTSSQRPQSRVRAPSNSRQPSDSSVIVRRGRNSSQAPLDPFQFQVPGAQASSPAGSWRQFSGAQRSSRGSRQINGSSEEGSESEDESDEEREASVETTSSDDVGSGAQIVVEESSPEPSKPEPVRRNPPRTSASSSTSKRKPAANGGRRKK